ATAAGAATCTATACAgggctataagtattatacgccaCCATCTCATTGAGgttctaaaagatcagtacctCACCATGGAGAATCCACTAGACCTTTGGACCGCTTTACAGCGacgatatgatcaccagaaaacagTGCTATTACCAAGGGCTAAACATGAGTGGAAGAATCTCAGATTCatggactataagtctgtggatgaaTACAGTTCAGTATTGTTTAAGATAGTCTCAATgatgagactttgtggtgaggAAGTAACTGAGAAAGAGTTGCTTGATAAAACATTCTCCACGTTCCATTCGACGAACGTGTTGCTGCAACAGCAGTATAAAGAGAGAGGCTTCGCCtcatacactgatctgatctcatgcCTACTTCTGGCCGAGGCTAATAATGAACTCCTGATGAAAAACAGTGAAATGAGACCCATCGGAACAGTAGCATTACCAGAAGCCAATGAGGCTGAAAAGAAATATCCCAAAGAGTGCAACCACGTCCATGATAATAAGAGATCACACGGCAAATGCCGTAGTAGATACAAAGGACGTGGCCGTGACAACTTCTCATATGGtcggaaaggaaaccacaataaccgtggtcgtggttccagctATGGCCGTGGCCGAGGCAGTTATGGTCGTGGTCGAGGCggcatatccaaaccgtctAACTCGACCAAATCATCTTGTCACAGATGCGGGATGATtaaccattgggccaagaattgtAGAACCCCTAAACATCTATGTGAGCTCTATCAAGAGAGCcttaagaacaagaacccggaagCCCATATGGTTCATGATACCGGgtatgatgctgatgatgattcCGACCTTGAAAAGGACGACCTCTTGgattttgagacttctgattgtctcaaagaCTAAAATCGACATCTTGTCAtattgttttatgaaatgctttGAGTTCATTGCTATTATATCTTGTCTGATTTTGCTTGATAATGTGaatgattttattgataaagaaattgcctaaagggcattatAGTACGGGTATAGTAGCCTAGTAAGAAATCTATGGCCAAggcattgcctaaagggcattatatacaccaaagAATGtatgacccattgagttataataaaatggtttccaaatagaaacaatgggcaaaaggaaacaagtttcttcagatttaagaaagaaagaaaacaccTAAGACCCTTTTGagaaagtggtcaagactatacctATGTAATCTACTGATCAAAATTATGCTACatatcagtatgataagaggcaagagccgTGGTGATCATACTGATATATCCCACGAAAATTATACACGTTATAGCAAGaccggattagccatcctagtcttaacttgatgcaaagattgatatTGAGAAGGCACAAATAGTTATCccataagatctcacgttgtgaaacatgtacacaaagggaaactcattaggctttatTGTCATACATCACGAAATTATAGTATGTTCATGaaggggagagaggataaacccgtgatacatgatcaatactacaaattCGTGAAAAAAATCGTGAACCATGGTCTATGACCATGATATAAACGGCTTGGCCGTGCAGTCCATTACCTATAAGGATCGGACATCCATCCTAAAGCTTAGGAACATCATggatttacatgtatataaagtgaaaatatatcaggccatataagtgagcatagatatttccatctcagattgaatacgggtcataaacctgacatacaccatcttaagagactttgaataaaccaccacagacatatgtgccgtctaaaatggaacctcagaagaggattgggaatatatgttggataagaGTATGACTTTCTCCCATGACTTCTTAGAGACCTTGAgacaaatatgggtgatcagaAAGTGGCCAGGTACACGAATTGCATGATCaatgaatccgactatccaacattaaaAGGAGAAAGCTATAAGCTGGTAAAGagtaaagaatgataagaagcagaatggtatcaaccatcattgtcttggcaaagatcctcagATTAGACttatagacgtccaaagaaagaaaagattatacatagctagctaatcgagatgccatacactgacccgaaaagaaaagaaaagaatgactaagtcataaccagcttagcaccaaacgaaatctgatgtcctagaaagagacacagtcaagttgctacagagtctatacaagatagaccaaagtgttccataagataaggaacctcggaaagaaaaagagaaaggtgcatagaatacaaatCCGAGGTCATAAGGAAACcagaccagacattgagaaaaggctgcgcagctaaacagctaaggtaccaaaccatgtagtttgggacgccaagctactaggtagcaaaggtcctggataatgaaatctccaatcgattagatcatgtctggaacacaatGGAACCATATATAAGTGTTgacacataaatatatatttgtacataagagagtagcacttgaacataaagatataaacgaggatcagaacccacgaaagagtactcataaagattaaagattagattgaaaagataaacgtggggtttaaagtATCTATAGAGAAAGATAGGCGTATggccacatacatatatacaaaaacgccatctgatataaaccagtgaaatagatgggtcttgtgagggaaaagaaaccgtgagatatggtacatgatcacgaggtctaaAGGTGTTTATGTTTCCTACTAAACAACATTCGATCATAGCTTGtaacacaaggatactcacagagaccatggaacagattataaggagataaactcctatgtggtggatgctgctacacaatttcgaaattgacaaaggtctggtcataagaaagaaattagattgaCATATAAAGATgcagtaagcagcatatggatcactggataaaggaCAACATTGTTCCTCAGCTGTTCATGGACTGCAACAAAGCAGCTACATATAGTATGTAATACTAGTAAAGGAGTTCTATAAAAACGATCAAATTCAGTCCATATGTAAACTAATAAAGAAATTCGAATTCCTTTTGTTTATACTAAACCAACCTAAAGAGAGGTTAAAAGGTTTATACAGATCTATGACACTAGCATGGACCGACTAGATTGTAGTACGGGTGGAAAAGAAAGATCAGCCCAAAGAAAGGTAATTCGGATTGCCTCAGCTTGCTACCTCGGATAGCATGTTCTCCGGATAGACCAATCCAACATCAGATCCCTTAGATAAGGATCCGGCATAGCAGAACAGTCTGCTGCTGCTGTGAGGCTGAGAGGAGACATTTAATCTATCCTTCTCGATCGGATACCAATAGGTTGCAGTCCATAAGAATGTGTGATCGAAGTCCATGACCTAATGTATATTCAGTGTGTGATATGATCCACGGTAGAGAGGTCATGAGACGACATCAATATAAGGATAGGACTGCAATGAAAAACGAATATGGCATTGCCTAAGGCAATAGAGATCGATGACCACATGTGAGATTCATGAGTGTATTTGGCCACAATGCCATAGTTAGATAAGATTGTAAAATTCATTACAACAATGATCATTGATCAAGTCATgatcttggacactcatgagacaagttaTGAACATGTATAAAAGAAGTCTATGACTCAACATGGATCGATCAGATAAGTGCATAGTTGATGGTAGTATAGAGAAAACTCATACAGTCTGTTACCTATCAATCAGCATTTTAACATCATCATAGGCGGCTAATAGCCAAAGAGAGTATCAGTGAGGATGTTTATGGTCGAGGACCATAGTCCTACATGTCTGACCAAAGTATATAGCGGTTGACAGCAAAGGTTCACTTCTGGACCATGTACACACGATGTCAGATGACATGAGAAAAGACCGGAAAGATCAAAATGGTCCAATTACGGTTCAGTAATAAACTTGGCCGATTTGATTACTCTCTTCCTGCACGTTCAGGAAAGATCACACATCAGATGCGTAGACTAAAGAACCTACACTGAgattcacatcagggggagtagtacgtgttgtactctttttccttcatcatggttttgtctcaCTGGgctttcctgataaggttttaatgaggcaacattaagcgtattacaatccctgaatggttatggcatccaagggggagtgttataaatcaattgatggatgtccataaccggcccggtccataacaggtccatacacttagagagagagacggcccaaccctagagagagagagacggccgtGATCttaggagagaaagagagagagacggcttaTGCTTTGGAGAAAATGAAactctattttcttttctttgtaattgttatattttcattattatgtattagtagttttcttaatcctagttggtttaggtttttggatactttccttttcttatgatttgtaatctttatataaaggaacccatGTTATGATTAATAAAACACAGAACTATTCAATCTTCGGTCTTTTAATTAGaacaattattaattaatatcttaaaacaaaaattaaaataaaagtaaacaccAATTGCCAGACAAGTTACGGTGTCTTGTAGGAAACCGTCATTAAAAGTTTTTAAGCCCTAAATCCATCATGAATCGAttcctttatatatattttgccTCTTCCCTTTCTTTTAATACTTTGAtcctctttcttattttttctttcaatcaAACCCTAGTTCCTCACGATCATCGGTATATTTGAATTCGCCTCTGTTCGATCAATTACAGATTCTGGGTTTTATCCAGATTTTGCAAAGAAAGCTAAAGATTcgtattttttatattctttcTCTTAATGATCGCAGGTACTGATCTAATCGCCATGACTAAGAACTCCTTCAAGCTCTCTAATCCTCTTGGTTAGTTTCGTTGGCCTGCTTCTTTAGTTTGTGTTATGATTCTGATCGTTTGCTGATGGAACTCTGTTTTAGTTTGTCTGATTTGATTGTTTGATGCGAGTTTCTACCCTTGTGTTTGaatcaaaatatcaaatcaaattACGTTTATTACCGAACCTTAAGGATGTTTATGTGATTTGTCTAACTGTGATTGAATGaatcttttatgtttttctttttaataataacagaGATAAGAATGGCTGAATCTACTCGCATCAGAGAGAAATACCAAGACAGAGTTCCCGTATGTTCTCTCAACTTTTCTCTGTTTTACCGaacaatcttttctttttttttcgagtCTAATCAGAAACTGAATTACAGGTGATTGTGGAGAAAGCTGAACAGAGCGATGTTCCTGACATTGACAAGAAGAAGTgagttttttattaattattatacatGATACATGCCTAATGATTCTTAAGTATGAATAACTGTTGCTTTAAGCTATATAATTCTCAAGCGATTAGAGTTTAAAGCGAGTTCATCACATAATCATTCGTTTTCTCTAATCTTGTTTCTTGTCTTATAGGTATCTTGTACCCGCTGATCTAACCGTTGGGCAATTCGTCTACGTTGTTAGGAAAAGAATCAAGCTTGGAGCCGAGAAAGCaatctttgtctttgtcaagAACACGTTACCTCCAACtggtaattaaaatattttaaactttctgaatttTCCAACTTCTATGATTCTTGTCttgatttgttttctctttCTTACGAGTAGCGGCATTGATGTCTGCAATCTATGAAGAACACAAAGACGAAGATGGGTTTCTCTACTTGACATACAGTGGAGAGAACACATTTGGATCAGCATGCTAATTATCTCTGCTTTGACAATTTGATCTTGATAATGATTGTACATTCCTTCCCCCCTCTAGCTTTTGCTCTGTTTCGTCGACTTCAATAATGTCTTTACTTTCTgggatttatatttttagctcttttttctctggatttaatatttttcctcagtttgatttgatttgactgTCTATTTACATCGTTTTGCGTCTTTCGTTCTATCCATCTATCTTCACCATTGGTATCTGGACTCTATTTTACTCGAGTCATATTTAACTTGAGTCTAGTCCTACTATCCTCTCCTAATCTCTGTTATACACACTTTCTTCTTAATCACCATATGATTGACAAGTAGATTACACAAATCATATCCTggtaaataaaactattatactCTTAAGTAAATTTACATATGATTGCTtttgattagtaaaatatatttcttttcacagaatataaaagaaaaaaatggaaaaaaaaaacactttgaaCTTGGATTTGTCACATTAAAATTTGTAGAAgatgttttaagaaaataagttttttgTTCCAAAAATATCTACATACATTCTTACGCTGCCACCGTCTTACAGCGTCTTCGTCAAACAACTCAAGAACTAGGCGCACGGCGCCTACCTCAGACGGTCCAAAAACTAAACGTATGCTGAGTAAACCCTGGAATCGTTGGATAATATTGTCCCATCCCATAGACATAACCTGACTATGTTTCCTTCTGATTCAGGTACAAGAATCCGCAAGCCATGTGACAAATGGGATATAGTCTCATGTCCATCGTGTAAAGCATTACTATGGAATGCAGAAGCAACTGGTGTCCAGCCGAACAGAGATGCCAAACAGTTTAGTCTATGTTGCCAGAGAGGTAGAGTGAGGCTTCCACCTGTCCGAGAACCACCCTCTCCATTGCTAGAGCTCCTAGAGACGCCTAAATTCAGATCTCACATCAGAGTTGCAAACAGTTTGCTTGCTTTCACATCCATGGGTGCACAGATTGATCATAGCGTTACTGGGACCCCTGGACCTTTTACATTTCGGGTTCATGGCCAAATCATTCATAGAATTGGTTCTATGCTACCTGACGATGGTAACGATCCAGAGTATTTGCAGCTTTATATTTTCGACACTGATAATGAGCTGGAAAACCGAAAGAGGTCTTTTACAAAAGGTTCATCTCAGCTGGCCGTGGATGATACTGTTATCCTCCAGTTGATTGAGATGCTAGATATTAATAATCACCTAGCCAAAACCTTCAGGCATGCGCGCGACCGTTTTCGAACAACCGGGAAAATTGAATTCAGCATCACCGGGAAAATTGAATTCAGCATCACAGAGGTGGTCAATATGATCTTCCTACGGCGAGTGAGATCGGTGGACTAATAATTGGTGATTTGTCTGCAACTTCAGTAGGAAGAGATATTGTGGTTGAGCTCAAATCATCTGCACTGCAAAGAATAGGTGATCTACACCCATTACTGATGAGCCTTCAGTATCCATTATTGTTTCCTTACGGAGAAACAGGTTACCATGAGCGATTGCCATATGAGGGGCCTGAAGCATCCACTGTGAGAAGAACATACATGACGATGCGAGAGTTCTATGCTTACCAGCTACAAACTAGGCCATCGGAAGGAATGACAATCATTAAAGGTGGAAGATTGCTGCACCAGTACATTGTTGACGCCTATGTAGCTGTAGAGACGGAGCGACTGCGATTTTTGAGTCTAAATCAGAAAAAACTCCGAGCAGACCTGTATAACAACGTATGTGACACCGTTGAAACTGGCGATGCGGATGCTACACAGGATGGTAAGAAGATCATCCTCCCTTCGTCCTTCACTGCTGGACCCCGGTACATGTCTGAAAAGTACCAGGACGCAATGGCTATATGCCGTTGGTATGGGAATCCTCATCTCTTTATCACTGTCACTGCTAATCCTAATTGGGTGGAACTCAGTAACCATCTTGATGCGTATGGAGGTGATTCTGGTAATAGCCGACCTGACCTAGAATGTCGGATCTTCAAAATCAAGCTTGATGAGATGATAGCAGATTTCAAAAAGGGAGAGTTCTTCCCTACGCTGGACGCAggtaaaaaaactataaatagaatattatttattaatgatcAAATCCATCGCAATTGTATTATTTAAAGTAATTTTAAACTAATACAATTTAGTAgaacaatatatttaaattttttataactacTTATTAATGCatgtattattaattaaaaattataatttacaatatatgtatgaattatctttttattttaaatatatttttaaattatggataatttttgtttttattaattgtaaACACTCACCTAAACAAATAAGGGTTTTTTtcagaattgacctataacttaaagtcaaacacaaaactaacctcttttttttttgaaaattggttttgccctattcaccccacaagttcatataatttacgaaaatgccatcaattttttttttctttttttttcgaaaatgacatttttactctctcaccctcatcatcttcaagtaattacaagattgccattgtcatcaataccacaaccaccatgaacaaccaatttgaagctcttaatgctcccaaaatcgatttactcttcttctttttccattcttgtgaactaaacacaacatatctctcattttctctccacaatgagctaaaaaaacccaagattttgattctaaattttttatggtttatagagtcatagaagctaacgattctgggtgggttactttcgtttgtgattctgtgtgcttggagaagccttatgtatgctaaggaacttatctcaccaatttaaggtatgacatcgagtttttttccagatctgttcgtcagacgacttacttgggaagtcgtctggctgtagacaacttacctggaagtcgtctggtcaacgcagatgttatttttgcaattgactttgaaatctgtaacctgagacgactgaaagttaagtcgtctgttttagtttggtttcaaaaaaatttccaaagaacctagacgacttacatttcagtcgtcataggttatttttgcatttgactggataatttcagaagtttgacttccccagacaacttacatttcagtcgtctggcgaaaattaaaataataatatttttttaaaagtagacgacttacagttaagtcgtcataggttaattttgcaattgaaaaaaaaaacttcaaaatttaattatacatagacgacttatacttcagtcgtccacgagacgacttacttgtaagtcgtccaggatttttttctgagattctggtcaaacctcgtaaatcctggacgacttacatttcagtcgtctcgtggacgactgaattataagtcgtctgtatataattaaatcttgaagttttttttttcaattgcaaaactaacctatgacgacttaactgtaagtcgtctacttttaaaaaatattattattttaattttcactagacgactgaaatgtaagtcgtccagaaaagtcaaacttctgaaattatccattcaaatgcaaaactaacctatgacgactgaaatgtaagtcgtctagcttttttggagtttttttttagccaaacaatagtagacgacttatttttcagtcgtccgaaataacagatttcaaagtcaattgcaaaaataacctctgtgttgaccagacgacgtatagtttagtcgtctggacaacttagattgaagtcgtccgcgtcttctccgctagtttttaagtcttctacgttagtttttgaataacttgtatttttaagagtgataagtaacttcaagatatgtaaaactcatatttacaaaatatgttctctcccttagttttactaaatttgactaagtttttcaacgcaaacttataataaaatatgatatgctttgactagttactattgtttgtttccatctcttaagtattat
This genomic stretch from Brassica napus cultivar Da-Ae chromosome C9, Da-Ae, whole genome shotgun sequence harbors:
- the LOC106378111 gene encoding uncharacterized protein LOC106378111; translated protein: MSKISNLDYVALNLSGDNYLQCALDTKINLRSKELGDAITDGNNETDKNLYRAISIIRHHLIEVLKDQYLTMENPLDLWTALQRRYDHQKTVLLPRAKHEWKNLRFMDYKSVDEYSSVLFKIVSMMRLCGEEVTEKELLDKTFSTFHSTNVLLQQQYKERGFASYTDLISCLLLAEANNELLMKNSEMRPIGTVALPEANEAEKKYPKECNHVHDNKRSHGKCRSRYKGRGRDNFSYGRKGNHNNRGRGSSYGRGRGSYGRGRGGISKPSNSTKSSCHRCGMINHWAKNCRTPKHLCELYQESLKNKNPEAHMVHDTGYDADDDSDLEKDDLLDFETSDCLKD
- the LOC106366894 gene encoding autophagy-related protein 8b, with protein sequence MTKNSFKLSNPLEIRMAESTRIREKYQDRVPVIVEKAEQSDVPDIDKKKYLVPADLTVGQFVYVVRKRIKLGAEKAIFVFVKNTLPPTAALMSAIYEEHKDEDGFLYLTYSGENTFGSAC